Proteins encoded in a region of the Stieleria neptunia genome:
- a CDS encoding glycosyltransferase family 2 protein, with amino-acid sequence MTRREKWLAALPVYNEVDYVSEILDQVVQYASNVLVVDDGSTDGTDKLLAARDDVTVIRHEQNRGYGAALQTAFDYTLANGFDGVVTLDCDGQHQPKRIPAFIDMARSADIVSGSRYLHHFEGDDAPPEERMFINRRITADLNRRLGLQLTDAFCGFKAYRSEALQHFVITDTGYAMPLQLWVQAAEAGLRIAEMAVPLIYLDLQRSFGGALDHAETRLKHYNQVIDDEIARLCASGRHVTHAASGDLVCVHEAG; translated from the coding sequence ATGACGAGACGAGAGAAATGGCTAGCCGCCCTGCCGGTGTACAACGAAGTCGACTACGTGAGCGAGATTTTGGACCAGGTCGTTCAATATGCGTCCAACGTCCTGGTCGTCGATGACGGTTCGACCGACGGGACGGACAAACTTCTGGCCGCGCGTGACGACGTGACGGTGATTCGTCATGAACAGAATCGCGGCTACGGCGCAGCGCTGCAAACCGCCTTTGACTACACCCTGGCGAACGGATTTGACGGCGTCGTCACGCTCGACTGCGACGGCCAGCACCAGCCGAAACGGATCCCCGCCTTCATTGACATGGCCCGCTCGGCCGACATCGTGTCGGGCAGCCGCTACCTGCATCATTTCGAAGGCGACGACGCGCCGCCGGAAGAGCGGATGTTTATCAACCGCCGCATCACGGCCGATTTGAACCGCCGACTGGGGCTGCAACTGACCGACGCCTTTTGCGGGTTCAAAGCATACCGCAGCGAAGCGTTGCAACATTTTGTCATCACCGACACCGGGTACGCGATGCCGCTGCAGTTGTGGGTCCAGGCCGCCGAAGCGGGATTACGGATCGCCGAGATGGCGGTGCCATTGATCTATCTGGATCTACAGCGATCGTTCGGCGGCGCGCTCGATCACGCGGAAACGCGTTTGAAACATTACAATCAGGTGATCGACGATGAGATCGCGCGGCTGTGCGCCAGCGGCCGTCATGTCACCCACGCGGCCAGCGGAGACTTGGTCTGCGTCCACGAGGCCGGTTAG
- the infC gene encoding translation initiation factor IF-3, giving the protein MALARRNPQPESRDTVRINSSIRISPIRVVSETGEQLGVISTEDALERARDVGLDLVEVAPNERPPVCRIMDYGKYKYDKNKKTNRNQSHTKTKEIRLRPKTGDEDIRTKIRRAEKFLKHKDKVQVSVLFRGREMAHIEEGRKVMEQVIELLDEVGKVETSPQQHGRRMICMIAPR; this is encoded by the coding sequence GTGGCGTTGGCACGACGAAACCCCCAACCAGAAAGTCGCGATACCGTTCGCATCAATTCCAGTATCCGAATCAGTCCGATTCGAGTTGTCAGCGAGACTGGCGAACAACTCGGAGTGATTTCGACCGAAGACGCCCTCGAGCGTGCACGTGATGTCGGCCTGGATCTGGTTGAAGTCGCTCCCAATGAGCGACCCCCAGTTTGCCGAATCATGGATTACGGCAAATACAAATACGACAAGAACAAAAAAACGAACCGCAATCAAAGTCACACCAAGACGAAAGAAATTCGCTTGCGGCCGAAAACCGGCGACGAAGACATTCGAACGAAAATTCGACGCGCCGAAAAGTTCTTGAAGCACAAGGACAAGGTTCAAGTCAGTGTGCTGTTCCGTGGACGCGAAATGGCTCACATCGAAGAAGGCCGCAAGGTGATGGAGCAGGTCATCGAATTGCTCGACGAAGTCGGCAAGGTCGAAACCTCGCCCCAGCAACACGGTCGTCGGATGATCTGTATGATCGCGCCGCGTTAA
- a CDS encoding RNA-binding S4 domain-containing protein, with the protein MNDAPLDPEKRPASAEESSRGPMMRLDDVLKRAGCVGTGGQAKIWIQDGQVTVNGEIETRRRKQLFLGDVVETMGQRITLDESFFDC; encoded by the coding sequence ATGAATGACGCCCCACTCGACCCCGAAAAACGGCCTGCCTCGGCTGAGGAATCGTCGCGAGGGCCGATGATGCGGCTCGACGACGTGCTCAAACGGGCCGGTTGCGTGGGGACCGGCGGCCAGGCGAAAATCTGGATCCAAGACGGCCAGGTGACCGTCAACGGGGAAATCGAAACGCGTCGGCGCAAACAGCTGTTTTTAGGCGATGTGGTCGAAACCATGGGCCAGCGGATCACGCTGGACGAAAGCTTTTTCGATTGTTAG
- a CDS encoding Nif3-like dinuclear metal center hexameric protein — translation MSAVTVNAVCQTLSQWAPLQLAESWDNVGLLIGDRKREIGKVLTCLTVTPGVVTEAIEQHADLIVTHHPIPFRPLPRITCDSITGEILWRLIGAKIAVYSAHTAFDSATEGINQSWAESLGLTSIQPINAPTTENPLGSGRHGTLPTETPARDVIRRCAELANGRSAPRGVGPLDRPITKVGFACGSGGSFVAQASRCGCQLLITGEASFHDCLEAESRGMALGLLGHYHSERFAMERLAERLADTFPTLTLWPSAAESDPIQTV, via the coding sequence ATGTCCGCTGTCACCGTCAATGCCGTTTGCCAAACGCTTTCCCAGTGGGCTCCACTGCAGCTGGCGGAATCCTGGGACAACGTCGGCCTGTTGATCGGTGATCGCAAACGCGAGATCGGCAAGGTGCTGACCTGTTTGACCGTGACGCCCGGCGTGGTCACCGAAGCGATCGAGCAGCACGCCGACTTGATCGTCACCCACCACCCGATCCCGTTTCGCCCACTGCCACGCATCACCTGTGATTCGATCACCGGCGAAATCCTGTGGCGGCTGATCGGCGCCAAGATCGCCGTCTACAGCGCCCACACCGCGTTCGACTCCGCCACCGAAGGAATCAACCAGAGCTGGGCGGAGTCGCTGGGCCTGACCTCGATTCAACCGATCAACGCCCCCACGACGGAGAACCCGTTGGGCAGCGGACGACACGGGACGCTGCCGACCGAAACGCCGGCGCGCGATGTGATCCGGCGCTGTGCCGAACTGGCGAATGGCCGATCGGCCCCCCGCGGTGTCGGACCGCTCGATCGCCCGATCACGAAAGTCGGTTTCGCGTGTGGCAGCGGAGGCTCGTTCGTCGCCCAAGCGTCCCGCTGCGGGTGCCAACTTTTGATCACCGGCGAAGCCAGTTTCCATGATTGCTTGGAAGCCGAGTCGCGGGGCATGGCACTGGGGTTGCTGGGGCACTACCACAGCGAACGTTTCGCGATGGAGCGGTTGGCGGAACGACTCGCCGACACCTTCCCGACGCTGACCCTGTGGCCCAGCGCCGCCGAATCCGACCCGATCCAGACGGTTTGA
- a CDS encoding IS110 family RNA-guided transposase: MTATGIQSTSISSTLFVALELSKSVWKLGFACAEHPSLRIRNVAAGDLRQFESELLAAKRKFALEDDAGTVTCYEAGRDGFWIHRALEAIGLTNHVIESASLEVDRRSKQRKTDRLDVQKMVHALLRYYRGERGALRPIHVPLMEDEDIRNLQRGLQSIRKDKRRLTNRIKGLLFAQGIVLGTIDSEFEAILETLKTGDGQPIGAYLRKRLQLEFTRLKLCVCQIRELEEQRAELFRQANAAADQCASRQQIADRLVELCGIGVECAWTLSTELFSWREFRNRRQLGAVVGLAPTPYSSGALNREQGISKAGRGDVRSLLVEVGWLWLRYQPQSDLARWFREKAGGQSSRMRRIAIVALARKLVIALWKYAMQGELPRGAKFKSPAQKRRLRKTASLGAVNLQEVAMA, from the coding sequence ATGACCGCGACCGGTATTCAGTCTACTTCAATTTCCTCCACTTTGTTTGTCGCTTTGGAACTCAGCAAATCCGTTTGGAAGCTTGGTTTTGCTTGCGCCGAGCATCCGAGCCTTCGGATTCGAAATGTTGCCGCCGGCGACCTCCGGCAATTTGAATCCGAATTATTAGCCGCAAAACGCAAGTTCGCACTCGAGGACGACGCAGGGACCGTAACCTGCTACGAAGCCGGACGCGATGGTTTCTGGATTCATCGGGCGTTGGAAGCGATTGGGCTGACCAATCACGTGATCGAATCGGCATCTCTTGAAGTCGATCGACGCAGCAAGCAGCGCAAGACCGATCGTCTGGACGTCCAAAAAATGGTCCACGCGTTGCTACGGTATTACCGTGGCGAACGTGGAGCACTACGGCCGATTCACGTCCCGTTGATGGAAGACGAAGACATTCGCAATCTGCAGCGAGGCCTGCAGTCAATCCGCAAGGACAAACGGCGATTAACCAACCGGATCAAAGGTCTGCTGTTCGCCCAAGGCATTGTGCTCGGAACGATCGATTCTGAGTTCGAAGCAATACTTGAAACGCTAAAAACGGGTGACGGTCAACCGATCGGAGCGTATCTCCGAAAACGATTGCAGCTGGAGTTCACTCGGCTGAAGCTTTGTGTTTGCCAGATTCGAGAATTGGAAGAGCAACGAGCCGAGTTGTTTCGTCAGGCGAACGCTGCGGCCGATCAATGTGCCTCGCGTCAACAGATTGCAGATCGCCTGGTCGAACTCTGCGGGATCGGAGTGGAATGTGCGTGGACGCTTTCGACGGAGCTGTTTTCATGGCGTGAATTCCGGAATCGTCGTCAACTCGGAGCGGTCGTTGGACTCGCGCCAACGCCTTACAGCAGCGGTGCACTGAATCGTGAGCAGGGCATCAGCAAGGCGGGTCGCGGTGATGTGCGAAGCTTACTTGTTGAGGTTGGATGGTTGTGGCTGCGTTATCAACCTCAAAGCGACTTAGCTCGGTGGTTCCGGGAAAAAGCGGGGGGACAGAGCAGCCGCATGCGTCGAATCGCGATTGTGGCATTGGCCCGCAAGTTGGTCATCGCGCTTTGGAAGTATGCGATGCAAGGGGAACTACCACGCGGAGCGAAATTCAAATCACCCGCACAAAAACGTCGTCTGCGTAAGACCGCAAGTCTAGGCGCAGTGAACTTGCAGGAGGTTGCGATGGCATAA